The following coding sequences are from one Rattus norvegicus strain BN/NHsdMcwi chromosome 11, GRCr8, whole genome shotgun sequence window:
- the LOC134481110 gene encoding Y-linked testis-specific protein 1-like — translation MSLRRMSTPSFQKRRRRPSPQALGNIVGCRISHGWKEGDEPVTQWKAIILDQLPINPSLYLDKYDGIECVYRLELHSDERILKLKVLTPKVVFPQVKDTHLTRVMVGRAVEHKFEGKHGSKDNWRGVVLAQVPIMKGRFYITYEKDPVLYIYQLLDDYTEGNLRIIPETPPAEVKSDIDSDILTGHCVQFTRSDGSKQIGKVIYKVLAKPSMYFIKFDVDVHIYIYNLVENIR, via the coding sequence atgtctcttaggaggatgagcacaccatccttccagaagcggaggaggaggccttctccccaggccctggggaatattgtgggctgcagaatttctcacggatggaaggaaggtgatgagcccgtcacccaatggaaggccatcattctagatcaactgccaataaatccctctctctatctggacaagtatgatggaattgagtGTGTCTAcagactggaacttcacagcgatgagaggattttaaagcttaaggtcttgactcccaaagtagtgtttcctcaagtgaaagacaccCATCTCACAAGGgtcatggttggccgagctgtggagcataaatttgagggcaaacatggctctaaggacaactggaggggggtggtcctagcccaggtgccgatcatgaagggcaggttttacatcacctacgagaaagatccagtcctatacatctaccagctcctggatgattacacagaaggtaacctccgtatcatcccagagactcctccagcagaggtgaagtcagacattgacagcgacatcttaacaggtcattgtgtgcagttcaccagaagcgacgggtccaaacagatcggcaaagtcatttacaaagttctagccaagccttccatgtacttcattaagtttgatgttgacGTCCACATCTACATTTATAATCTGGTAGAAAacatccgttaa